Proteins co-encoded in one Candidatus Thiodictyon syntrophicum genomic window:
- a CDS encoding FG-GAP-like repeat-containing protein codes for MAVPLSVAAFEDQSPTRLPAAIDDSYVLAQGDVDHDGDADLIVGNGGSPLMLLNDAANGGDGAFTASAGLPALDSRTLGVVLADLDGDGDLDLFLANASGQDRLLINNGTGAYLDATASRLPPDADIGTAAVAADLDDDDDLDLVVANRGTRNRLLFNDGSGHFTDLSDGRLAADTDPTTSVAVADINGDGAVDLFFANDDAQNRLHRNNGLGFFSDATAGSLPTVISESLGAFFADLDGDGDADLVLANGSAGPAVLLNNGGLFTNESAARLPAGAQYAIGVAVGDIDFNGSIDLVIANAGQDDLLLNNGSGTFSASTLPADLRRSFAALLVDADRDFDLDLVLATPAGQNRFLVNDLAFPRIRLSWAPTYVEVTDPVTFAVEVFDEDGVAATEMKIRKPDTSEETLSLSGGSASFVPTLAGVHLATVTAQDSLGNVGTRSVPFTVLVQDTTAPSVTTTVTPTAILVGQSVQIQVAATDNRGVMDRRLEVGGVPVPLDTTGRATYVAVATGLQTAIGYAADAAGNEGTASATFTVSPDTVAPTVALSLSAGTVDLLNPVTITASATDNVAVSGLTLTVTGPTDPGGTVLRLDAAGQASYTPYVPGTHTVTARATDPAGNLTTRTASFEAVGTPDTTPPTVTLTVAPRTVVIGNTVTITVAATDAVAVATRGLTVNGTPLPLNAAGTATYLPPLIGTYTAVARVTDPTGNETVETTSFRAIDPASDNTPPTVSITAPTDSAEVSGTVTITGTADDPTLVQYSLAFAPLESSTFTTFATGDAAVVGATLGTLDTSLLQNGYYQVRLAASDANGRTASVTTLINVVGQLKLGVFTVSFQDKTIPVGKLPVSVTRTYDSRKRGTVGDFGYGWSVELSRAELVANRIGGTAWEQVSLGGFIPSYQLVPTQPHFVTIRLGDNKEVKFSARPDPQTRQLYPFTTYGPTGMRYEPVGDSDVGTLTPSGKDPLWFLGDEILDEDFDVYNPSGFSYRAPDGYQYNFTSTQQASVRYKLTSVIDPSGLRIDITPSGFTRSDGLGVTFVRDGQNRITSITDAAGRTVTYQYDSAGNLAAVIDAENNRAEIAYNAQHYLTEIRDPAGNPVQRNEYDDDGRLTAITDAAGNRIAMEYDLDANTQITRDRRNNPTIHRYDNAGNVVAETRFPSVNGVVQAAVTLRQFDANQQVTRETLPDGTVNTFEYDRFGNVTREVKDLGGLNLTTTSTYNTSGKLLTQQDARGNTASFTYDLQGHRDSATDHEGKITLYAYSAGRLAKQTDPTGDYTLFEYDGVGNLVAEARWNGNQTVNTSDDTLVRRTEYDYDTVGNKLAETVLVDVGGAFEDATTSFTYDKNARVLTETDPVGNVKRFVYDRVGQRTAEIDALGNRTAYTHDALGNLIRVDYPDGGFKLIGYDADGNRNAVTDENGHTVRYTFDALNRAIAIQFPDATLPDGGTQTSSRVNLYDAVGNLIGEIDELGNRTDHQYDRVGRRIATQQPEVFNAATGAMVRPMTAYGYDGNGNRTTVMDANGHRTDYVFDKENRPVQTQFADGRSTSRGYDALGRETSRTDAAGQTTRFSYDALGRQTKVSLPPTTVGNPRPETLFTYNELGKVLTQTDANGHQTSFTYDLAGNRLSHTLPGLETETFGYDAANRMVSHTDFNGVTTGFVYDAMGRRVRENYPGGTHTDTAWFPGGQRLSVTDATGTTSFVYDERDRLVRRTDADGLTITYGYTATGKVGTVTTASGATTYTYDALDRLSSVTDPDGNAATHGYDLVGNLADVDHANGTRTHYSYNSRNQLTAVEQFEIGGNRFAMQAYTLDANGLRTRIDELSMGNAVNFVYDGNARLVRETRLGSTPYDIQYAYDPVGNRIRMDRNGVVTTYVYDSNDRLNSSGAGVYSYDDNGNLTRVAAGTQVTTLAYDANNRLVRSVGPAGTNNYGYDADGNRILKSGAGGQVRYLLDIRNNTGLVQVLEERGDSGLLARYTYGLSRLTQDRAGALSHYHPDGLGSIRALTDAYGALTDTYVYDGYGNEIASTGSTENPYRFAGEPFDPNLGFYYLRARYYDPATGRFISMDPAAGDPQSPQSLHRYLYANDNPINFVDPTGQFTLIEINISISIQSTIQSAYTSNLVKFFFTAAKIAFCTIEPAYRMQDIGLDMMFKGLPGGELLIEQSRDQIAAGYKAIGQAAQQVYIDTFNDVVDFKIEFKGVLKDVYDWASGDGDISSLVPIPDEVAKVMEFYDELSGWFDKFENAYRKVKDGYGAATSGDPCQQFTFLEENADTILGLMPDF; via the coding sequence TTGGCTGTCCCTTTATCGGTTGCCGCATTCGAGGACCAAAGCCCGACACGACTCCCCGCTGCCATCGACGACAGTTACGTCCTGGCTCAAGGCGATGTCGATCATGACGGCGATGCGGACCTCATCGTCGGCAACGGCGGATCGCCCCTCATGCTGCTTAACGATGCCGCGAACGGCGGCGACGGCGCCTTTACCGCAAGCGCCGGTCTGCCTGCTTTGGATTCCAGGACCCTGGGCGTCGTGCTGGCCGACCTGGATGGAGACGGGGATCTCGACCTCTTCCTTGCGAACGCATCGGGGCAGGACCGCCTCCTTATCAATAATGGCACCGGCGCCTACCTGGACGCCACCGCCTCCCGCCTGCCACCGGATGCCGATATCGGCACGGCCGCCGTCGCCGCCGACCTCGACGACGATGACGACCTCGATCTTGTCGTCGCCAACCGGGGCACGCGCAACCGCCTCCTGTTCAATGACGGCAGCGGCCATTTCACCGACCTGAGCGACGGGCGCCTGGCCGCCGATACCGATCCCACCACGTCGGTGGCCGTGGCCGATATCAACGGCGACGGCGCGGTCGATCTCTTCTTCGCCAACGACGACGCCCAAAATCGCCTGCATCGTAACAACGGTCTGGGCTTTTTCTCCGACGCGACCGCGGGCAGCCTGCCGACAGTCATCAGCGAGAGTTTGGGTGCGTTCTTCGCGGACCTGGACGGCGACGGGGATGCGGACCTGGTGCTGGCCAACGGTTCCGCGGGTCCGGCCGTCCTGCTGAACAACGGCGGCCTGTTCACGAACGAGAGCGCAGCACGGCTCCCGGCCGGTGCGCAATACGCCATCGGCGTCGCCGTCGGCGACATCGATTTCAATGGTTCTATCGACCTGGTCATCGCCAATGCCGGCCAGGACGACCTGTTGCTGAACAACGGCAGTGGCACCTTCTCTGCCTCCACACTCCCGGCGGACCTGAGACGCAGCTTCGCGGCGCTCCTGGTGGACGCCGACCGCGATTTCGACCTGGACCTGGTCCTGGCCACCCCGGCCGGGCAAAACCGGTTTTTAGTCAACGACCTCGCGTTCCCCCGCATCCGCCTGAGCTGGGCGCCTACCTACGTTGAGGTCACCGACCCGGTGACCTTTGCCGTCGAGGTCTTCGACGAGGACGGGGTGGCGGCTACCGAGATGAAGATCCGCAAACCGGACACATCTGAAGAAACGCTCAGCCTATCCGGTGGCTCAGCCAGCTTCGTACCCACGTTGGCCGGTGTCCATCTGGCGACGGTAACGGCACAGGACTCGCTCGGCAATGTCGGGACGCGCAGTGTTCCTTTCACGGTGCTGGTGCAGGACACCACGGCCCCATCGGTGACGACGACCGTCACCCCCACCGCGATCCTGGTCGGGCAGTCCGTGCAGATCCAGGTTGCGGCGACAGACAATCGCGGCGTCATGGACCGGCGGCTCGAGGTCGGCGGGGTTCCGGTCCCGCTGGACACGACCGGACGGGCCACCTATGTCGCGGTCGCAACGGGTCTACAGACGGCCATCGGCTATGCTGCCGACGCCGCCGGCAACGAGGGTACTGCCTCGGCTACGTTCACGGTCTCGCCTGATACGGTGGCGCCGACCGTCGCCCTCTCCCTCTCGGCAGGCACCGTCGATCTCCTCAACCCAGTCACCATCACCGCCAGTGCGACCGACAACGTGGCCGTTTCCGGCCTCACCCTGACAGTCACCGGCCCGACCGACCCGGGCGGCACCGTCCTGAGGCTGGACGCCGCCGGTCAGGCGTCCTACACGCCTTATGTGCCCGGCACCCATACCGTCACGGCGCGGGCGACCGACCCCGCCGGCAATCTGACTACCCGGACTGCCTCATTCGAGGCGGTCGGCACACCGGATACGACTCCGCCTACGGTGACGCTCACGGTCGCACCCCGCACGGTGGTCATTGGCAATACGGTGACCATCACCGTGGCGGCGACGGATGCCGTGGCCGTGGCGACGCGCGGCCTGACCGTCAATGGCACGCCGCTGCCCTTGAACGCGGCCGGCACGGCGACCTATCTGCCACCGCTCATCGGCACCTATACAGCCGTGGCCCGGGTCACTGATCCCACCGGGAACGAGACCGTCGAGACCACCAGCTTCCGCGCCATCGACCCCGCGAGCGACAACACCCCGCCGACGGTGTCGATCACCGCCCCCACGGACAGCGCCGAGGTCTCCGGTACCGTCACCATCACGGGTACGGCAGACGACCCGACGCTGGTGCAGTACAGCCTGGCCTTCGCCCCGCTGGAATCCAGCACCTTCACGACCTTCGCAACCGGCGATGCCGCGGTCGTCGGCGCTACTCTGGGTACACTCGACACCAGCCTGTTGCAGAACGGCTACTACCAGGTCCGGCTGGCGGCGTCGGATGCCAATGGCCGCACCGCCAGCGTGACCACCCTGATCAACGTGGTCGGCCAACTCAAACTTGGGGTATTCACGGTGTCCTTCCAGGACAAGACGATCCCCGTCGGCAAGCTGCCGGTCTCGGTGACCCGCACCTATGACAGTCGCAAGCGCGGTACGGTTGGCGACTTCGGCTATGGTTGGAGCGTTGAACTGAGCCGGGCCGAGTTGGTCGCCAACCGGATCGGCGGCACGGCTTGGGAGCAAGTCTCCTTAGGCGGCTTCATCCCCAGTTATCAGTTGGTGCCAACTCAACCTCATTTCGTAACCATCCGGCTTGGGGATAACAAAGAGGTCAAGTTCAGCGCCAGACCGGACCCGCAGACCCGGCAACTCTACCCGTTTACCACCTACGGACCGACTGGCATGCGCTACGAGCCGGTGGGCGACTCCGATGTCGGCACCTTGACCCCGAGCGGCAAGGACCCCCTCTGGTTCCTCGGGGACGAGATCCTGGATGAAGACTTCGATGTCTATAACCCGTCTGGCTTTAGCTATCGGGCGCCCGATGGCTATCAGTACAACTTCACCAGCACCCAGCAGGCGTCGGTGCGCTACAAGCTCACCAGTGTGATCGATCCCTCGGGGCTGCGAATCGATATCACCCCCAGCGGCTTCACCCGCTCCGATGGGCTTGGCGTGACCTTCGTCCGCGACGGCCAGAACCGGATCACGTCGATCACCGACGCCGCCGGGCGCACCGTCACCTACCAGTATGACTCGGCAGGGAATCTCGCCGCCGTGATCGACGCGGAGAACAACCGCGCCGAGATCGCCTATAACGCCCAGCATTACCTCACCGAGATCCGCGATCCGGCAGGGAACCCCGTTCAGCGCAACGAGTACGACGACGACGGTCGTTTGACCGCGATCACCGATGCGGCCGGGAACCGGATTGCGATGGAGTATGATCTCGACGCCAATACGCAAATTACCCGCGATCGGCGTAACAACCCGACGATCCACCGTTACGACAATGCGGGTAATGTGGTCGCCGAGACCCGTTTCCCGAGCGTCAACGGCGTGGTGCAGGCCGCGGTGACCCTACGCCAGTTCGATGCCAACCAACAGGTCACGCGCGAGACGCTGCCAGATGGGACCGTCAATACGTTCGAGTATGACCGTTTCGGCAATGTCACCCGGGAGGTCAAGGATCTCGGCGGCCTGAATCTGACCACGACCTCGACCTACAATACCAGCGGCAAACTGCTGACCCAACAGGATGCCCGCGGGAATACCGCGAGTTTCACCTACGACCTCCAGGGTCACCGCGACTCCGCCACCGATCATGAAGGCAAGATCACGCTGTATGCCTACAGCGCTGGCCGGCTGGCAAAACAGACCGACCCAACGGGCGATTACACCCTCTTTGAGTACGATGGCGTCGGTAATCTGGTCGCCGAGGCGCGCTGGAACGGCAACCAGACCGTCAACACGTCGGACGACACCCTGGTGCGGCGCACCGAGTATGACTACGACACGGTCGGCAACAAGCTCGCCGAGACGGTCCTGGTCGATGTCGGTGGGGCCTTCGAGGACGCAACCACCAGCTTCACCTATGACAAGAACGCCCGCGTGCTGACCGAGACCGACCCCGTCGGCAACGTCAAACGCTTCGTCTACGACCGGGTCGGCCAACGGACGGCCGAGATCGACGCGCTGGGCAATCGTACCGCCTATACGCATGACGCGCTCGGCAACCTGATCCGCGTCGATTATCCCGACGGCGGCTTCAAACTCATCGGTTACGATGCGGATGGCAACCGCAACGCGGTTACCGATGAAAACGGACACACGGTCCGCTATACCTTCGACGCGCTCAACCGGGCAATCGCCATCCAGTTCCCCGACGCGACACTCCCCGACGGGGGCACCCAGACCAGCAGTCGGGTGAACCTCTATGACGCGGTCGGCAACCTGATCGGCGAGATCGACGAGCTCGGCAACCGCACCGACCACCAATATGACCGCGTCGGCCGCCGCATCGCCACGCAGCAGCCAGAGGTCTTCAATGCGGCCACCGGCGCCATGGTTCGGCCGATGACGGCCTACGGCTACGACGGTAACGGTAACCGGACCACGGTCATGGATGCCAATGGGCATCGAACCGATTACGTCTTCGACAAGGAAAACCGCCCGGTCCAGACGCAGTTTGCAGACGGCCGGTCAACCAGTCGCGGCTATGATGCACTGGGGCGGGAGACTTCGCGGACCGATGCCGCCGGTCAGACCACCCGCTTCAGCTACGACGCACTCGGCCGTCAGACCAAGGTCTCGTTACCACCAACCACGGTTGGCAACCCACGCCCGGAGACCCTGTTCACCTATAACGAACTGGGCAAGGTGCTGACGCAGACCGATGCCAACGGCCACCAGACCAGTTTCACCTATGATCTGGCGGGTAACCGGTTGTCGCACACCTTGCCGGGGCTGGAGACCGAGACCTTCGGGTACGACGCGGCCAACCGCATGGTGAGCCACACCGACTTCAACGGCGTCACCACTGGATTCGTCTATGACGCCATGGGCCGCCGCGTGCGGGAGAACTATCCCGGCGGCACCCATACCGACACCGCCTGGTTCCCCGGTGGTCAGCGCTTGAGCGTCACCGATGCCACGGGCACCACCAGCTTCGTCTATGACGAGCGTGATCGGTTGGTCCGCCGCACTGACGCCGACGGGCTTACAATCACTTACGGTTACACGGCAACCGGCAAGGTAGGCACGGTGACGACCGCCTCAGGTGCGACCACCTACACCTACGATGCGCTTGACCGGCTGTCCAGTGTGACCGACCCCGATGGCAATGCCGCGACCCACGGCTACGACCTGGTGGGCAACCTGGCCGATGTGGATCACGCCAACGGCACCCGCACCCACTATAGCTATAACAGCCGCAACCAGTTGACGGCCGTCGAGCAGTTTGAGATCGGCGGGAACCGGTTTGCCATGCAGGCCTATACGCTCGACGCGAATGGCCTGCGCACCCGGATCGACGAACTGTCGATGGGCAATGCAGTCAACTTCGTCTATGACGGCAACGCCCGCCTGGTGCGCGAGACGCGCCTGGGGTCCACACCCTATGACATTCAATATGCCTATGACCCGGTGGGGAACCGGATTCGGATGGATCGCAATGGTGTCGTCACCACCTATGTCTACGACAGCAACGACCGTCTGAACAGTTCCGGTGCCGGCGTTTACAGCTACGACGACAATGGGAACCTCACCCGCGTCGCGGCCGGTACCCAAGTGACCACGCTCGCCTACGACGCCAATAACCGCCTGGTGCGTAGTGTCGGGCCCGCGGGCACCAACAACTACGGCTACGACGCGGACGGCAACCGGATACTCAAGTCCGGGGCGGGCGGTCAAGTCCGCTACTTGCTCGATATCCGCAACAACACCGGCCTGGTCCAGGTACTGGAGGAACGTGGCGACAGCGGTTTGCTGGCCCGCTATACCTATGGCCTGAGCCGCCTGACGCAGGACCGGGCCGGCGCACTCAGTCACTACCACCCCGACGGCCTGGGCAGCATCCGCGCCCTGACCGACGCCTACGGGGCGCTGACCGATACCTATGTCTACGATGGCTACGGTAACGAGATCGCCAGTACGGGCTCGACCGAGAACCCCTACCGTTTCGCGGGCGAGCCGTTTGATCCGAATCTGGGCTTCTACTACCTGCGTGCGCGCTATTATGACCCGGCGACCGGGCGGTTCATCTCGATGGACCCGGCGGCCGGCGATCCACAGAGCCCGCAGAGCCTGCACCGGTATCTGTACGCCAACGACAACCCGATCAACTTCGTTGACCCGACCGGGCAGTTCACCCTGATCGAGATCAATATCAGCATTTCCATCCAGAGTACGATCCAGTCCGCCTACACCAGCAACCTGGTGAAGTTCTTCTTCACCGCGGCCAAGATCGCCTTCTGTACGATTGAACCGGCATACCGGATGCAGGACATCGGGCTGGATATGATGTTCAAGGGGCTGCCCGGCGGGGAGTTGCTGATCGAGCAATCGCGAGACCAGATTGCCGCGGGATACAAGGCGATCGGCCAGGCAGCGCAACAGGTCTATATCGACACCTTTAACGATGTCGTCGACTTCAAGATCGAGTTCAAGGGCGTCCTGAAAGATGTCTACGACTGGGCCAGCGGGGACGGCGACATCTCCTCCTTGGTGCCGATTCCCGATGAGGTCGCTAAGGTAATGGAGTTCTACGATGAACTGTCCGGTTGGTTCGACAAGTTCGAGAATGCCTACCGGAAGGTAAAGGATGGCTACGGTGCAGCAACGAGCGGCGATCCCTGCCAGCAATTCACCTTCCTGGAGGAGAATGCCGACACCATCCTGGGCCTCATGCCGGACTTCTGA